The following proteins come from a genomic window of Maribacter sp. HTCC2170:
- a CDS encoding polysaccharide deacetylase family protein produces the protein MRQVFTRILGIEVTFTTKVEDFIKHSGAKITYTKQPLQNEFFVRSNDLLFEQGINDLQINVLDWEGVPCFFTSSENSSIPFDIFSASFYLLSRYEEYLPHVKDMHGRFSPKDSLAFRNNFLRTPVVDIWANKLLDRLLERFPDLEIIKKRYKYTSIIDVSTSHCYAHRGFTRSLAGFLMDLGNFRLRRLFKRVGVWFNPKKDPYNNFEFLINIKKQFKIECMFFFQFASYSTYDKNVSPNNNSFKFLIKSIADYCKVSLATSYSSFNDSDLLKKEKKNLSGVINRPVEYSRMRYNRVDVPQTYRNLVEAEFTDDYTMGYTHEIGFRAGTSFPFYLYDINMEVQQPIRVHSFAFHDYALHEDNSINDILEKVKPLYKEVKMVNGEFISVFSNELLGTDHNVNWKDIYKTIIKNYHV, from the coding sequence ATGCGGCAGGTATTTACCAGGATTTTAGGAATAGAAGTTACGTTTACCACTAAGGTAGAGGATTTTATAAAGCATTCAGGCGCAAAGATTACGTATACCAAGCAACCATTGCAAAATGAGTTTTTTGTAAGAAGCAACGACCTGTTGTTTGAACAGGGAATAAACGATTTGCAAATCAATGTGTTGGATTGGGAGGGTGTTCCTTGTTTTTTTACTTCTAGCGAGAATAGTTCGATTCCTTTTGATATTTTTTCGGCCAGTTTTTACCTGCTGTCCCGTTACGAAGAGTATTTGCCACATGTGAAGGATATGCACGGCAGATTTTCACCAAAAGATAGTTTGGCCTTTAGGAATAATTTCTTGAGGACTCCAGTTGTGGATATATGGGCAAATAAACTATTGGATAGATTATTGGAACGTTTTCCTGATCTTGAGATTATAAAGAAGCGATACAAGTATACTTCGATAATAGATGTTTCAACATCTCATTGTTATGCACATAGAGGGTTTACCAGAAGTTTGGCGGGTTTTTTAATGGATTTGGGTAATTTTAGACTAAGACGTTTATTCAAAAGGGTAGGAGTGTGGTTCAATCCAAAAAAGGATCCTTATAATAATTTTGAGTTTTTGATTAATATTAAGAAGCAATTCAAGATTGAATGTATGTTCTTTTTTCAGTTCGCATCATATTCAACCTATGACAAGAATGTATCACCAAACAATAATAGTTTTAAGTTTCTTATTAAATCGATTGCTGATTATTGTAAGGTTTCTTTGGCAACATCATATAGTTCTTTTAATGATTCAGATTTGCTTAAAAAAGAAAAAAAGAATTTGTCAGGTGTTATAAATAGGCCAGTTGAATACTCGAGAATGCGATATAATAGGGTAGATGTACCTCAAACGTACAGAAATTTGGTAGAAGCTGAATTCACCGATGACTATACAATGGGTTATACCCATGAGATTGGATTTCGGGCGGGCACTTCATTCCCTTTTTATTTATATGATATTAATATGGAGGTACAACAACCCATAAGGGTACATTCTTTTGCTTTTCATGATTATGCCCTTCATGAAGATAATTCTATAAATGATATTTTAGAAAAAGTTAAGCCCCTTTATAAAGAAGTGAAAATGGTAAATGGTGAGTTTATTTCTGTATTCTCAAATGAGCTGTTGGGTACGGATCATAATGTGAATTGGAAAGATATTTACAAAACTATTATTAAGAATTACCATGTATAA
- the radC gene encoding RadC family protein, with translation MQEKPTSFSIKHWSNDDKPREKLLHKGKSVLSDAELIAILIGSGSRNESAVELSKRILASVDNNLNDLGRLSIKQLMQFKGIGEAKAITIVAALEIGRRRRGEEGQKIAKISSSRDVFELLQPSMGELPHEEFWIVYLNNSNKVIHTSQLSKGGITGTLVDVRLVMKKALELGAIGLVLAHNHPSGGLKPSNADKQITSKLKNAALALDLKVLDHLIITQNDYFSFADESIL, from the coding sequence ATGCAAGAAAAACCAACATCTTTTTCCATAAAGCATTGGTCTAACGATGACAAACCCAGAGAAAAACTGTTGCATAAGGGCAAATCTGTCCTGTCAGATGCAGAACTTATCGCTATTCTCATAGGTTCTGGTAGTAGAAATGAAAGTGCGGTTGAACTTTCAAAACGAATATTGGCCTCAGTTGATAATAATCTAAATGATTTAGGAAGACTTTCGATAAAGCAGTTGATGCAGTTTAAAGGTATTGGGGAGGCAAAAGCCATTACCATAGTTGCAGCATTGGAAATTGGACGAAGAAGAAGAGGGGAAGAAGGGCAGAAAATTGCAAAAATATCTAGTAGTAGGGATGTTTTTGAATTATTGCAACCATCTATGGGTGAATTACCCCATGAAGAATTTTGGATTGTTTACCTGAATAACTCAAACAAAGTAATTCATACCTCACAGTTAAGCAAAGGGGGAATTACCGGTACTTTGGTTGATGTTAGATTGGTTATGAAGAAGGCCTTGGAGTTAGGGGCTATTGGCCTGGTTTTAGCACATAATCACCCTTCTGGAGGTTTAAAACCGAGTAATGCCGATAAACAGATTACAAGTAAACTAAAGAATGCCGCTTTGGCATTGGATTTAAAAGTTTTGGATCATTTGATCATTACCCAAAATGATTACTTTAGTTTTGCAGATGAATCCATTTTATAA
- a CDS encoding DUF5723 family protein, with product MMVRKYLCIAILWAGFLVHGQNKQLLYDFTEIPQALLINPGMETDFKWYAGVPLLSGISAQAGSNGISVNDLFANDGIDFNTKVREKVINGMSIRDELSGTYQIDILNGGFRGQDPSVFYSFGVYNEGDFISYWPKDYAILAFEGNADRLNERFDLGHLKTRGGVLNVFHFGFNKKMNNNLVLGARGKIYSSIFDFGSSKNTGYFVTTEGQNNIFASTLSADLQLRTSGINAIETASDNDNVPATLVKRGLFGGNLGLGLDLGFTYYLNPQTVLTGSLLDLGFIYHTNEIENFTLNGNSTIEGVEIILPDALLDPTQDFWQDLVDEVEALVPFEETTKSYINFRPTKLYASLRYNFGEPKEGAVDCNCDYLNSGGGSNVTKYRNSLGGQLYVINRPRGPQMAITAFYQRRLGNFMALKTTYTADKFTFTNVGLGASFQAGPINFYLMADNLLAYRNIAASNYASLQFGLNIISWEKK from the coding sequence ATGATGGTTAGGAAATACTTATGTATAGCCATTTTATGGGCAGGATTTCTTGTGCATGGTCAAAACAAGCAATTGTTATATGACTTTACCGAGATACCACAAGCTCTGTTGATCAATCCTGGTATGGAGACTGATTTTAAATGGTATGCTGGGGTTCCTTTACTTTCAGGAATCTCTGCACAAGCAGGATCCAACGGAATATCGGTAAATGATTTATTCGCAAATGACGGAATTGATTTTAATACGAAAGTAAGGGAGAAGGTCATTAACGGAATGTCAATACGGGATGAATTGAGTGGCACTTATCAAATAGATATTTTAAATGGGGGGTTTAGAGGGCAGGATCCTAGTGTTTTTTATTCCTTTGGAGTTTATAATGAAGGTGATTTCATAAGTTATTGGCCAAAGGATTATGCCATATTAGCCTTTGAAGGTAATGCAGATAGGTTGAATGAAAGATTTGACCTAGGTCATTTAAAGACAAGGGGAGGGGTGCTCAATGTTTTTCATTTTGGTTTCAATAAAAAAATGAACAACAATCTGGTTCTAGGAGCTAGAGGGAAAATATACTCTAGTATTTTCGACTTTGGCTCTTCCAAAAATACTGGCTACTTTGTTACAACCGAAGGTCAGAACAACATTTTTGCAAGCACTTTAAGTGCAGATCTACAATTAAGAACCTCAGGTATAAATGCTATTGAAACTGCAAGTGACAATGATAATGTGCCAGCTACTTTGGTGAAAAGGGGTCTCTTTGGCGGAAATTTAGGTTTGGGATTGGATTTGGGTTTTACGTATTATTTAAATCCCCAAACTGTTTTAACCGGAAGCTTACTTGACTTGGGATTTATTTATCATACCAATGAAATTGAGAATTTTACCTTAAATGGAAATTCGACAATAGAGGGCGTTGAGATTATTTTACCAGATGCATTATTAGATCCAACCCAGGATTTTTGGCAGGATCTAGTAGATGAAGTGGAGGCTTTGGTGCCATTTGAGGAAACAACCAAGAGTTACATAAATTTTAGGCCTACCAAACTGTATGCCTCATTGCGATATAATTTTGGAGAACCAAAAGAAGGTGCAGTGGATTGCAATTGTGATTATTTGAATTCAGGTGGCGGTAGTAATGTTACCAAGTACAGGAACAGTTTGGGAGGCCAACTCTATGTTATAAATAGACCTCGAGGCCCGCAAATGGCGATTACTGCATTTTATCAAAGAAGATTAGGGAATTTTATGGCCCTGAAAACTACGTATACAGCTGATAAGTTTACCTTCACAAATGTTGGATTAGGTGCAAGTTTTCAAGCGGGCCCAATAAACTTTTATTTGATGGCCGATAATTTATTGGCATATAGGAACATAGCTGCAAGTAATTATGCTTCTTTACAATTTGGATTAAATATCATATCTTGGGAAAAGAAATGA
- a CDS encoding YjjG family noncanonical pyrimidine nucleotidase: protein MYKDKVSDVFFDLDHTLWDFEKNSALTFERILGNHGITIDLSDFLEVYIPINLAFWKLYREEKISKSDLRYQRLKTVFDELKYPVKDATIDQLAIDYIKYLSSYNHLFPNTIEILEYLKPNYKLHIITNGFQEIQEKKMVNAKIRDYFGQIINSEMAGVKKPNPIIFQLALNSANTISENSIMIGDSIEADILGAKAVGMRALHFNAHNDPNHEICHMIHDLSEIKSFL from the coding sequence ATGTATAAAGACAAAGTTTCAGATGTTTTCTTTGATTTGGACCATACCCTGTGGGATTTTGAAAAAAACTCTGCTCTTACATTTGAAAGAATACTTGGGAATCATGGTATTACAATCGATTTATCCGATTTTTTAGAAGTTTATATACCAATAAACCTAGCTTTCTGGAAACTTTATAGAGAAGAGAAAATATCAAAATCAGACCTAAGATACCAACGTTTAAAAACAGTTTTTGATGAATTAAAATACCCAGTTAAAGATGCTACAATAGATCAGTTGGCCATTGATTACATCAAATACTTGTCATCTTACAATCATCTTTTCCCCAATACCATTGAGATACTGGAATATTTGAAGCCCAATTACAAGCTGCATATAATTACCAATGGTTTTCAGGAAATTCAAGAAAAGAAGATGGTTAATGCTAAAATACGAGACTATTTTGGTCAGATTATAAATTCTGAAATGGCGGGCGTAAAAAAACCAAACCCGATCATATTTCAACTAGCATTGAATAGTGCCAATACCATTTCTGAAAATTCCATAATGATTGGCGATAGTATCGAGGCAGATATTCTTGGTGCAAAAGCCGTGGGTATGCGTGCATTGCATTTTAATGCCCATAATGATCCTAACCATGAAATTTGCCATATGATTCATGATTTAAGTGAAATAAAAAGCTTTTTGTAG
- a CDS encoding cupin domain-containing protein produces the protein MHLKLEEIATKEIMPGYHGKLIHTKYMSLAFWEVEQGAKVPEHFHMNEQVMQVLEGQFEFTLNGITKVYTPGDLVVIDPEVPHSGKALTPCKLMDVFSPTREEYK, from the coding sequence ATGCATTTGAAATTAGAGGAAATCGCCACGAAGGAAATAATGCCTGGTTATCATGGGAAACTCATTCATACCAAGTATATGAGTTTAGCTTTTTGGGAAGTTGAGCAAGGAGCTAAAGTCCCTGAACACTTCCATATGAACGAACAGGTTATGCAAGTTCTGGAGGGGCAATTTGAATTCACTTTAAACGGAATCACCAAGGTTTATACTCCTGGAGATCTTGTGGTAATTGACCCGGAGGTTCCACATAGTGGAAAGGCCCTGACGCCATGCAAACTCATGGATGTTTTTAGCCCCACAAGAGAGGAGTATAAATAA
- a CDS encoding UDP-N-acetylmuramate--L-alanine ligase, with protein MHIHFIAIGGSAMHNLALALHHKGYNITGSDDVIFEPSRGRLEDKGLLPKEFGWYPEKIHKELDAVILGMHAKPDNPELLKAQELGVTIYSYPEFLYEQSKDKTRVVIGGSHGKTTITSMILHVLNYHDIAVDYMVGAQLEGFDRMVHLTKENDFIVLEGDEYLSSPIDRRPKFHLYKPNIALLSGIAWDHINVFPTFEYYVEQFRIFVDSIVKGGSITYNEEDAEVVKVVEASENTIRKLPYATPEYTVEDGQTLLETPEGPMPIEVFGKHNLNNLAGAKWVCQNMGVDEDDFYEAISTFTGASKRLEKIAESKNTVVYKDFAHSPSKVAATTKAVKEQYPDRNVIACLELHTYSSFNPDFLKEYRGALDAADEAIIFFLPESVKIKKLKEVTPEQISSAFERNDLKIYTESSAFKDFVFNKEYENSVLLLMSSGNYGGLDLGAVKALIGNR; from the coding sequence ATGCATATACATTTTATTGCTATAGGAGGGAGTGCAATGCACAATCTTGCTTTAGCGCTTCACCACAAAGGATACAACATAACAGGTAGTGATGATGTCATATTTGAACCCTCGAGAGGGCGTTTGGAGGATAAAGGATTGCTACCAAAAGAGTTTGGCTGGTATCCAGAGAAAATTCATAAAGAATTGGATGCCGTTATTCTTGGGATGCATGCGAAACCCGATAATCCAGAGTTGTTAAAGGCTCAAGAATTGGGTGTGACAATTTATTCATACCCTGAATTCCTTTACGAGCAATCAAAAGATAAAACGCGTGTCGTAATTGGGGGGAGCCATGGTAAGACTACTATTACTTCGATGATTTTGCATGTATTGAACTATCATGATATAGCGGTAGATTATATGGTTGGTGCACAGTTAGAAGGTTTTGACCGTATGGTACATTTGACCAAAGAGAATGATTTTATTGTCTTGGAAGGTGACGAGTATTTATCTTCCCCGATTGACAGAAGGCCAAAATTCCATTTGTACAAGCCCAATATTGCTTTGCTGAGTGGAATAGCTTGGGATCACATAAACGTATTTCCAACTTTTGAATATTATGTGGAGCAATTCCGGATTTTTGTGGATTCAATTGTCAAAGGCGGAAGTATCACTTACAATGAAGAGGATGCAGAAGTGGTTAAGGTCGTTGAGGCTTCTGAGAATACCATTCGCAAATTACCTTATGCAACACCGGAATATACCGTTGAAGATGGGCAAACACTATTGGAAACTCCTGAAGGACCAATGCCAATTGAAGTTTTTGGAAAACACAATCTTAATAATTTGGCGGGTGCCAAATGGGTTTGTCAGAATATGGGAGTTGATGAGGATGATTTTTATGAGGCAATTTCGACCTTCACAGGTGCTTCTAAGCGCTTGGAAAAAATCGCCGAGAGTAAAAATACCGTAGTGTACAAGGATTTTGCCCACTCGCCCAGCAAAGTTGCTGCAACTACAAAGGCAGTAAAAGAACAATACCCAGATAGAAATGTGATTGCCTGTTTAGAATTACATACCTATAGTAGTTTTAATCCTGATTTTTTAAAAGAATACAGAGGTGCACTTGATGCTGCCGATGAAGCGATTATATTCTTTCTGCCTGAATCAGTGAAAATCAAGAAATTGAAGGAAGTAACTCCCGAGCAGATTTCCAGTGCCTTTGAAAGAAACGATTTAAAGATTTATACTGAATCCTCGGCATTCAAGGATTTCGTATTTAATAAAGAGTATGAAAATTCCGTGCTGCTTTTAATGAGTTCAGGAAATTATGGAGGGCTGGATTTAGGAGCGGTAAAGGCGTTGATTGGCAATAGGTAA